CAGGGCATGGACCGTCTGGCGCAGACGCTCGGTCAGATCAGCGGAGGAGCGCTGATCGAACAGGGCGAAGGCCAGCTCGATCTTCTGTCGTGCCGCTTCGCGCTCAGCATCGAGCCGCTCCGCCTCGATTGCCGCAGCCGCTGCGCCTTCGCGCAAGCCGCGTTCGTAAGCCTCAACGACCGGATCCGGCGGGGCTTCGCCCTGGACCACCGGGGCTTCGCCGAACAGGACGGAAAAGCGGGGGTCACGAGCGAAAACGGCGGGACGGGCAAATTCCTCGAACGACATGCTAGACATATTCGTCTCCGCCCTCGCCGAGCGAGATCGTGCCTTCGGCGGCGAGACGCTTGGCCGTCGCGATGACGGACTGCTGCGCTGTGAGCGCATCGGCCTTCTTCACCCGGCCGCGCGCCTCGATTTCGTCGCGCACACCGTCGGCCGCAC
Above is a genomic segment from Altererythrobacter sp. Root672 containing:
- a CDS encoding FliH/SctL family protein; translation: MSSMSFEEFARPAVFARDPRFSVLFGEAPVVQGEAPPDPVVEAYERGLREGAAAAAIEAERLDAEREAARQKIELAFALFDQRSSADLTERLRQTVHALCEAAVIPLAIDPEGLAKRTEKAVSMLQRAQDEKLVLLNPDDLELVRQRLPKDLKVQGDPSVERGGLRIETADGGIEDGPAHWRRMLLEAFREC